The Deltaproteobacteria bacterium nucleotide sequence TTGATTGACCTTGAGTACATCGTGCGGATTTTTGACGAATCGATCGGCCATTTCACTTAAGTGTACCAAGCCGTCCTGATGCACGCCGACGTCCACAAATGCCCCGAATGCCGTGACGTTTGTCACAACACCGGGAAGTTGCATACCGACTTCGAGATCGGCAATTTCGTTGACACCTTCCGTAAAGGCAAACAATTCAAATTGCTCCCGTGGGTCCCGTCCCGGTTTTGCCAATTCTGCCATGATATCCGTCAGCGTCGGCATGCCTACCATATTGGTTACATACTTTATTAAACTAATTTGACCTCTCAGATCGGCATTACTCATGAGATCGGCTACCGTACATCCCCGATCGTGAGCCATGGCCTCTACAACAGGGTAGCTTTCCGGATGAACTGCCGAGGCGTCGAGGGGATTCTCGGCGCCGCAAATTCTCAAAAAACCGGCCGCCTGTTCGAACGTTTTCGGCCCCATGCCGGCAACGTTCATCAAGTTTTTCCTCGACTGAAAGGCGCCGTTTTCATTACGATATCGTATCACATTTCCGGCCAGCCTCTCGGAAAGACCTGACACATATTTCAGCAGCTCTTTGCTTGCCGTATTAATCTCGACACCCACGGCATTGACACAACTGGAGACCACATCGTCGAGCGATGTTTTCAGGGCCTTTTGATCCACATCGTGCTGATACTGGCCGACACCGATGGACTTCGGATCAATCTTCACCAGTTCTGCCAGTGGATCCATGAGACGTCTCCCGATAGAAACGGAGCCCCGGACGGTAACATCGAAATTCGGAAATTCCTCCCGCGCCACATCCGACGCGGAATACACCGACGCCCCGCTCTCGTTTACCATCATCACCGCAACGGGCCGGCCGAAATCGATTTTCTTGCAGAAGGCCTCCGTTTCACGGCCGCCCGTTCCGTTTCCCACGGCGATGGCATCGATACGGTATGTTTCAACCAGCTTTTTCACAATTTTGGTCGATTCTTCCGTGCGATGGAACGACTCAATGGGAAAGATCGTCTCATTGTGCAGAAGTTTGCCCTGGGGATTGAGGCACACAACCTTGCAACCCGTGCGGTAGCCGGGATCGATGGCCAGAACTGCCTTTTGCCCCAGAGGTGACGCAAGGAGGAGTTCTCGCATGTTTTCCGCAAATACTTTGATGGCCTCTACATCCGCCCGTTTTTTACAGTGAAGGCGAATCTCGGTCTCCATGGATAGTGAAAGCAATCTCTTATAGCTGTCCCGTGCCGAGAGGAGCACCTGCCCGGCCGCCGGGCTGTCGTTCTTCACAAAACGACGCCCCACAAGGGCTGTCGCTTCTTCTTCATCAGGAAGGATGTGGAACGTGAGATAGTCTTCTTCCGTGCCCCGGCGAATAGCCAGGATGCGATGTGACGGCGCCTTAGCGGCAGGCTCCTCCCATTCGTAATAATCCTTGTACTTTATACCCTCCTCTTCCTTACCTTTAACAACCCTCGATTTGATTGTGGCTTTTTTCAAAAAAAGTTCGCGGAGTTCCGCTCTGAGGTCGGCATCTTCGTTGATCCATTCGGCAATGATATCGCGCGCACCTGCGAGAACCTCTTCGACAGTTTCCACACCCTTTTCATGATCCACAAAGGAAGCAGCCTCCGCCTCAAGATCCATATCGGTTTGTGCAAAGATTTTTTCGGCCAGTGGCTCAAGACCCTTTTCCTTGGCTATTGTGCCGCGGGTACGGCGCTTGGGCCGATACGGCAGATAAATATCCTCTAACACGGCGAGAGTTTCTGCACCGAGAACCTTTTCCTTCAATTCATCGGTGAGCTTGCCCTGATCGTCAAGCGATTTCAGGATTG carries:
- a CDS encoding Tex family protein, whose product is MIEKYSEKIASELNVRDEQVKATAQLLDDDATVPFIARYRKEVTGGLDEVAIIAIRDQLEYLRALDKRREAILKSLDDQGKLTDELKEKVLGAETLAVLEDIYLPYRPKRRTRGTIAKEKGLEPLAEKIFAQTDMDLEAEAASFVDHEKGVETVEEVLAGARDIIAEWINEDADLRAELRELFLKKATIKSRVVKGKEEEGIKYKDYYEWEEPAAKAPSHRILAIRRGTEEDYLTFHILPDEEEATALVGRRFVKNDSPAAGQVLLSARDSYKRLLSLSMETEIRLHCKKRADVEAIKVFAENMRELLLASPLGQKAVLAIDPGYRTGCKVVCLNPQGKLLHNETIFPIESFHRTEESTKIVKKLVETYRIDAIAVGNGTGGRETEAFCKKIDFGRPVAVMMVNESGASVYSASDVAREEFPNFDVTVRGSVSIGRRLMDPLAELVKIDPKSIGVGQYQHDVDQKALKTSLDDVVSSCVNAVGVEINTASKELLKYVSGLSERLAGNVIRYRNENGAFQSRKNLMNVAGMGPKTFEQAAGFLRICGAENPLDASAVHPESYPVVEAMAHDRGCTVADLMSNADLRGQISLIKYVTNMVGMPTLTDIMAELAKPGRDPREQFELFAFTEGVNEIADLEVGMQLPGVVTNVTAFGAFVDVGVHQDGLVHLSEMADRFVKNPHDVLKVNQKVTVTVINVDEKRKRISLSMKANPFEPGRKASDSTSKEERKHVGKDPKTERRERKEEPSNPFAKALKGLKIPRH